Proteins found in one Exiguobacterium sp. 9-2 genomic segment:
- the ndk gene encoding nucleoside-diphosphate kinase codes for MEQTFLMVKPDGVERGLIGEIIGRIERKGFIIREMKMMNVTEELAKAHYEEHAEKPFFGELVTFLTSGPVVALRVEGADVVAVSRLMIGKTKPLEAAPGTIRGDFANTMSENVIHGSDSIESAERELGLWFQGQPVNV; via the coding sequence ATGGAACAGACATTTTTAATGGTCAAACCGGATGGCGTAGAACGTGGATTGATTGGGGAAATCATCGGACGGATCGAACGCAAAGGATTCATCATTCGTGAAATGAAAATGATGAACGTCACAGAAGAACTCGCAAAAGCACACTACGAGGAACATGCGGAGAAACCATTCTTTGGAGAGTTGGTCACTTTCCTGACGTCAGGTCCTGTCGTCGCTTTGCGTGTTGAAGGGGCAGACGTCGTTGCCGTTTCTCGTTTGATGATCGGAAAAACAAAACCACTTGAAGCAGCACCTGGAACGATCCGTGGTGATTTTGCGAACACGATGAGTGAGAATGTCATTCATGGTTCAGACAGTATCGAAAGTGCGGAGCGTGAGCTTGGTCTTTGGTTTCAAGGACAGCCAGTTAATGTCTAA
- a CDS encoding tetratricopeptide repeat protein produces MTESGAFALNEQVLNGIIEELEHGHTSEALATLEQLEKTGTDEDRLAVADLYIELGLSDRAVNLLAPLYVEYAGNAGVALLLAECYIDLDREEEAISVLEQVDTTDMEYGPRSLVLLADLYQSQGLDEVALAKLKEARNLAPEEPLLAYGLAELYMTLGAFDQAVPLFAEIAERPELRAELPLDALYAESLAMTGQFEDAIPLYERAVAERSDLHTLFGLAMTAHRVGQHQKAVETFQQLIAQDPDYTSAYVPYAESQAELGLTKEALNVIKQGMERDDYNDELRTMEALFLLKLGDRAGSVQALREALALNPESIVAAERLLSLLAEDEDHEAMIETISAIEEHVTAPILTWYRARALYALEEYTQAMENYAIVEGAFTEDALFLKEYGFALVEEGRREEGQRLLRRAAQLTPEDNELVDYVERMDG; encoded by the coding sequence ATGACAGAAAGTGGGGCGTTTGCCTTGAATGAACAAGTATTGAATGGCATCATCGAAGAACTAGAACACGGTCATACCTCGGAAGCCTTAGCGACACTAGAACAACTCGAAAAGACAGGGACGGATGAGGATCGCCTCGCGGTTGCCGATCTCTATATCGAACTTGGATTATCAGACCGAGCAGTTAATCTATTGGCACCGCTTTACGTCGAATACGCAGGTAACGCCGGAGTCGCCTTGTTACTGGCAGAATGTTATATCGATTTGGACCGGGAAGAGGAAGCGATTTCTGTCCTTGAGCAGGTCGACACAACGGACATGGAATATGGTCCCCGTTCTCTCGTATTACTCGCTGACCTCTATCAGTCACAAGGTCTTGACGAAGTGGCATTAGCGAAGCTGAAGGAAGCACGTAATCTCGCTCCTGAAGAACCATTACTGGCATACGGATTAGCCGAGCTCTACATGACGCTCGGTGCGTTTGATCAAGCGGTACCACTATTCGCTGAAATCGCAGAGCGTCCAGAGTTACGTGCTGAATTGCCGCTCGATGCCCTGTACGCGGAATCACTCGCGATGACAGGACAATTTGAGGATGCGATTCCACTGTATGAACGTGCTGTCGCAGAACGTTCCGACTTGCATACGCTGTTTGGTCTTGCGATGACGGCTCACCGTGTCGGTCAACACCAAAAAGCAGTCGAGACATTCCAACAATTGATTGCGCAGGATCCAGATTATACATCAGCGTATGTACCGTACGCGGAAAGCCAAGCCGAACTTGGGCTGACGAAAGAAGCACTGAACGTCATCAAGCAAGGGATGGAGCGCGATGATTATAATGACGAGTTACGGACGATGGAAGCCTTATTCCTTCTCAAACTCGGCGATCGCGCAGGAAGTGTTCAAGCGTTACGTGAAGCACTCGCTTTAAACCCGGAATCAATCGTCGCAGCGGAACGTTTGCTTTCGTTACTGGCAGAAGACGAGGATCATGAAGCAATGATTGAGACGATCTCAGCCATTGAAGAACATGTCACGGCTCCGATTCTGACATGGTACCGGGCGCGCGCTTTATATGCGTTAGAGGAATACACGCAAGCGATGGAGAACTATGCGATAGTCGAAGGCGCATTCACGGAAGACGCGCTTTTCTTGAAAGAGTATGGTTTTGCACTCGTCGAGGAAGGACGGCGTGAAGAGGGACAACGTCTCTTACGACGCGCTGCACAGTTGACACCAGAGGATAACGAACTCGTCGACTATGTTGAACGAATGGATGGATGA
- the aroC gene encoding chorismate synthase — protein sequence MRYMTAGESHGKGLTVIIDGMPAGLTIDFEAIQREMTRRQGGYGRGRRMQIEQDQIDARGGIRHGYTTGSPISLFIENKDHTHWTQVMQAEPLEEELERPRTLTRPRPGHADLVGGLKYGHRDLRDVLERSSARETAARVAVGAFAKQLLNELGIEVFSHVRSIGGIDAPWKDPVEYQETIDASPVRCADELAGQRMMEEIDAAKKEGDTLGGEIEVVVTGMMPGIGSFTQNDLKLDSRIAQAVISVNAMKSVGFGDGYELGRRKGSTVQDEIVHDASGYHRRTNHLGGIEGGMSTGMPIRVQVAMKPIPTLYRPLQSVDIETKEAFTAQIERSDACAVPAASVVLEAVVAFEIAVAILEMFGTSTIDRLQAAVAAYTEEVRTF from the coding sequence ATGCGTTACATGACAGCAGGAGAATCGCACGGAAAAGGATTGACCGTTATCATTGACGGGATGCCGGCAGGACTCACGATTGATTTCGAAGCCATTCAGCGTGAAATGACGCGTCGTCAAGGGGGATACGGACGAGGTCGACGGATGCAAATCGAACAAGATCAAATTGATGCACGTGGTGGGATTCGCCACGGATACACGACGGGATCACCGATCAGTTTGTTCATCGAGAATAAGGATCATACGCACTGGACACAAGTCATGCAGGCGGAACCGCTCGAAGAAGAGTTAGAACGCCCACGGACATTAACGCGTCCACGTCCCGGACATGCGGATCTCGTCGGAGGATTGAAGTACGGTCATCGCGATTTACGCGATGTGCTGGAACGTTCTTCAGCGCGTGAGACAGCAGCACGTGTTGCCGTCGGTGCCTTCGCTAAACAATTACTGAATGAACTCGGAATTGAAGTATTCTCGCATGTACGATCGATCGGTGGGATTGATGCCCCTTGGAAAGATCCTGTAGAATATCAGGAAACCATTGATGCTTCACCTGTTCGCTGTGCCGACGAACTTGCAGGACAACGAATGATGGAGGAAATTGATGCTGCCAAAAAAGAAGGCGATACACTCGGCGGTGAGATCGAAGTCGTCGTGACGGGCATGATGCCAGGCATTGGATCCTTTACCCAAAACGATCTAAAGCTCGACAGCCGAATCGCGCAAGCTGTCATCAGCGTCAATGCGATGAAATCAGTCGGTTTTGGTGACGGGTACGAGCTCGGTCGTCGCAAAGGAAGTACCGTCCAAGATGAGATCGTCCATGATGCATCCGGATATCATCGACGGACGAATCATCTAGGTGGAATCGAAGGAGGGATGTCGACAGGGATGCCGATTCGTGTCCAGGTCGCGATGAAGCCGATTCCGACTCTCTATCGTCCCCTGCAATCAGTCGATATTGAGACGAAGGAAGCCTTCACGGCACAAATCGAGCGAAGTGATGCCTGTGCCGTTCCTGCCGCATCTGTTGTTTTAGAAGCCGTCGTTGCGTTTGAGATTGCGGTCGCCATCCTTGAAATGTTCGGAACATCAACGATTGATCGTCTTCAAGCTGCCGTTGCCGCTTATACAGAGGAGGTTCGAACGTTTTGA
- the aroA gene encoding 3-phosphoshikimate 1-carboxyvinyltransferase, whose translation MGLRGTVQVPGDKSMTHRAFLFGGIAKGTTHVRNALEGADCLASLEAMRALGAHVERTAGEIRITGTETFHEATIDCGNSGTTIRLLSGILAGGQATYVLDGDASLRRRPMKRITEPLALFGANITGETAPLHITGTPLVGTTYTLPVASAQVKSAVLLAGLHATGETTVIEPILSRDHTERMLPQFGVDVSIDDYEDGRHIRVQGPVHLQATSLDIPGDPSSAAFWWTAAAIGQDSRITTTHVLMNPTRIGFLQTLRQMGASVEIDHRSEDGGEETADVTVETTSLQATTVEGEQIPSLIDEIPLLALLATQAEGRTIIRDAEELRVKETDRIETVVTALRRLGANIEATDDGMIIEGPTPLQAAEVDSAGDHRLAMMLTIAATINPEIIVHGREVVEVSYPTFYDDLKKLQSDRSE comes from the coding sequence ATGGGATTAAGAGGAACAGTACAAGTACCGGGCGATAAATCAATGACACACCGTGCTTTTCTGTTCGGTGGGATCGCTAAAGGAACGACACATGTCAGAAATGCACTCGAAGGAGCGGACTGTCTCGCTTCATTAGAAGCGATGCGAGCGCTTGGGGCACACGTCGAGCGAACAGCAGGAGAAATTCGCATCACCGGTACGGAAACGTTTCATGAAGCAACGATCGATTGCGGAAACTCGGGAACGACGATCCGTCTTTTAAGTGGGATTCTAGCAGGCGGTCAAGCAACGTATGTACTCGATGGAGATGCTTCCTTGCGCAGACGTCCGATGAAACGGATCACGGAACCACTTGCCTTGTTCGGAGCGAACATAACAGGTGAGACGGCGCCGCTTCACATTACGGGAACGCCACTTGTCGGAACGACGTATACGTTACCGGTCGCAAGCGCGCAAGTGAAAAGTGCCGTCTTACTCGCAGGTTTACATGCGACGGGCGAGACGACGGTCATCGAGCCGATTCTATCACGGGACCATACGGAACGGATGCTGCCGCAGTTTGGCGTTGACGTATCGATCGATGACTACGAAGATGGTCGACATATTCGTGTTCAAGGTCCTGTACATTTACAAGCGACGTCACTCGACATCCCGGGGGATCCATCGTCAGCAGCGTTTTGGTGGACGGCAGCAGCGATCGGGCAGGATAGTCGGATCACGACGACGCACGTCTTGATGAATCCGACACGGATCGGTTTTTTACAGACGTTGCGCCAGATGGGGGCAAGTGTCGAAATCGATCATCGCTCAGAAGATGGTGGAGAGGAGACGGCAGATGTGACCGTCGAGACGACATCGTTGCAAGCGACCACGGTCGAAGGTGAACAAATCCCTTCCTTGATCGATGAGATCCCGTTACTTGCATTGCTTGCGACGCAAGCAGAGGGACGAACGATCATTCGCGATGCGGAAGAGCTCCGTGTCAAGGAGACGGACCGGATCGAGACGGTCGTGACGGCGTTACGGCGTCTCGGGGCGAATATCGAGGCGACGGATGACGGTATGATTATCGAAGGACCGACACCTTTGCAAGCAGCGGAAGTCGACAGTGCAGGTGATCACCGACTCGCGATGATGTTGACGATCGCGGCGACAATCAACCCGGAAATTATAGTGCATGGACGCGAAGTAGTTGAAGTCAGCTACCCAACGTTCTATGATGATTTAAAGAAACTTCAATCCGACCGATCTGAGTAA
- a CDS encoding polyprenyl synthetase family protein has product MSLHSIYRDVTKEVNLVDRFLISHIASEEPTIDAAGKQLLKAGGKRIRPAFVLLASKFGEADRDELIRVAASLELVHMASLVHDDVIDDAELRRGKPTVMQYFDEEVALYSGNYLFGEAIRLIGEVGKPELVQVMVHTMREICEGEIEQIYDQYDWEQSIKRYIKRIERKTAILIEASCHLGAIVANCSAADTKALRLFGRDIGLAFQIADDLLDFTANRTQLGKPVAEDLRHGHKTLPVFYGAEDAAFYESLSKIETMPTHEEVAPLLAFLQTSGALERTQRTVDLYIRRAINRLEPLPKSSAKRSLEEVARYVGKRKG; this is encoded by the coding sequence ATGTCACTGCATTCCATCTACCGTGATGTCACGAAGGAAGTTAATTTAGTCGATCGTTTTCTGATCAGTCATATCGCTTCGGAGGAACCAACGATTGATGCAGCAGGAAAACAACTGCTGAAAGCTGGTGGAAAACGGATTCGACCAGCGTTCGTATTGTTAGCCTCTAAATTCGGTGAGGCAGATCGAGATGAACTGATCCGTGTAGCAGCAAGTCTTGAGCTCGTCCATATGGCATCGCTTGTACACGATGATGTCATTGATGACGCTGAACTACGACGAGGAAAACCGACCGTTATGCAATACTTCGATGAAGAAGTGGCGCTTTATTCAGGCAATTATTTGTTTGGGGAAGCGATTCGGTTGATTGGAGAAGTCGGAAAACCAGAGCTGGTCCAAGTCATGGTCCATACGATGCGTGAAATTTGCGAGGGTGAGATTGAACAGATCTATGATCAATATGATTGGGAACAGTCGATTAAACGTTATATCAAACGAATTGAACGAAAAACAGCCATTCTCATTGAAGCAAGTTGCCATCTAGGTGCAATCGTTGCGAATTGTTCAGCGGCCGATACGAAAGCGTTACGACTGTTTGGACGAGATATCGGACTCGCTTTTCAGATTGCTGATGATTTGCTTGACTTCACAGCGAATCGAACGCAACTTGGTAAGCCAGTGGCAGAGGATCTACGTCATGGACATAAGACGTTACCCGTCTTTTATGGAGCGGAAGATGCTGCCTTTTACGAAAGTCTTTCGAAAATCGAGACGATGCCTACCCATGAAGAAGTTGCACCATTGCTAGCATTTCTTCAAACTTCAGGTGCCCTCGAACGAACACAACGAACGGTCGATCTTTACATTCGTCGTGCCATCAACCGGCTCGAACCCTTACCTAAATCTTCCGCTAAACGATCGCTCGAAGAAGTGGCGCGCTACGTTGGTAAACGAAAAGGATAA
- a CDS encoding ReoY family proteolytic degradation factor: MIERKQRFLRRILTYYTLKRREAKWIIDYWLRNEAKLEQVHFVQNATFAPKAIIMTTYGFDAEPFLFKKGDVTTLDPEKAYHDIRLTSEDIYIELNFQGMMMDDEYLSLLEENPFRPEVAVEPRLADEATHFIAVTVNRQEEERLVRLIDEALDARDQHRFHSLSEQLRLVRNQLP, encoded by the coding sequence ATGATAGAGAGAAAGCAGCGATTCTTACGCCGCATCTTGACCTATTACACGTTAAAGCGACGGGAAGCAAAATGGATCATCGATTACTGGTTGCGTAACGAGGCAAAACTCGAGCAGGTACACTTCGTTCAAAATGCGACTTTCGCTCCGAAAGCCATCATCATGACGACATATGGATTCGATGCGGAACCGTTTCTTTTTAAAAAAGGGGACGTCACGACGCTAGATCCAGAAAAAGCGTATCATGACATTCGTTTGACATCGGAAGATATCTACATCGAGCTAAACTTCCAAGGCATGATGATGGACGATGAATACTTGTCTTTACTGGAAGAAAATCCATTTCGTCCGGAAGTCGCTGTTGAACCGCGTTTAGCAGATGAAGCGACTCATTTCATCGCTGTCACGGTCAATCGACAAGAAGAAGAACGGTTGGTCCGATTGATCGATGAAGCACTTGATGCACGCGATCAACATCGATTCCACTCCCTTTCCGAACAGTTACGTCTCGTTCGAAATCAACTCCCTTAA
- a CDS encoding CheR family methyltransferase, whose translation MEDYELFIQRFKIKSGIDLGQYKEAQMKRRLTALRDKKGYSTFASYMQAMDKSTSLYEEFLDRMTINVSEFFRNPIRWQQLEQDILPVLESRAHGRIRTWSAACSTGEEPYSLAMILSERLDPSAFTIQATDLDELVLEKAKLGRYGASALNEVVEARKKQYFMEQEQTFEVVPEIKRLVRFSKHNLLGDRYDTGFDLIICRNVLIYFTEEAKAHVYRSFVEALKPGGILFVGGTEQIFQPERFGLKMKQSFFYEKIG comes from the coding sequence TTGGAAGATTACGAACTTTTCATTCAAAGATTCAAGATCAAATCAGGGATTGATCTCGGTCAGTATAAAGAAGCACAGATGAAACGACGGTTGACGGCGTTACGTGACAAAAAAGGGTACAGTACGTTTGCGTCCTATATGCAGGCAATGGACAAAAGTACCTCGTTATACGAAGAATTTCTAGATCGGATGACGATTAATGTCAGTGAATTCTTCCGTAATCCGATACGTTGGCAACAATTGGAGCAAGACATCTTACCGGTCTTGGAATCACGTGCACATGGACGAATTCGAACGTGGAGTGCTGCCTGTTCGACGGGAGAGGAACCGTATTCCCTAGCGATGATCTTAAGTGAACGACTCGATCCGTCGGCTTTTACGATTCAAGCAACGGATTTAGATGAGCTTGTCCTTGAAAAAGCGAAGCTTGGTCGATACGGAGCTTCCGCATTGAATGAGGTCGTAGAAGCGCGGAAAAAGCAATATTTCATGGAGCAGGAGCAGACATTCGAAGTTGTTCCAGAAATCAAACGACTTGTTCGTTTCAGTAAACATAATTTGTTAGGCGACCGGTACGATACCGGTTTTGATTTAATCATCTGCCGTAATGTACTGATTTATTTTACGGAAGAAGCGAAAGCACATGTCTATCGTTCGTTCGTCGAGGCCTTAAAACCAGGCGGTATTCTGTTCGTTGGAGGAACGGAACAAATTTTCCAACCAGAACGATTTGGATTAAAGATGAAACAAAGCTTCTTTTACGAAAAAATCGGTTGA
- the aroB gene encoding 3-dehydroquinate synthase, giving the protein MIELDIRLKTSYPVFVGNGALARLSHLSALNEADRIWIITDETVRDLHLHTLQEALGSISQSTSIHVSTVPTGEQSKSLAVYGSLLEEGIRHGMTRHSIILAFGGGMIGDLAGFVAATFLRGIPFIQIPTTLLAHDSSVGGKVGLNLSLGKNLVGAFYQPSGVVYDLTLLQTLPDREWRSGFFELVKHGFLARPSFADTLLDVSLDTIKGLDLEDWLARGINVKRDIVEQDETEQGMRAFLNYGHTFGHAVEYASLGLSHGEAVGIGLVFVKFLEGNEEQAEQLGRLLHRLGTGLPDRQSFETYLELMRRDKKNHQTTIRFVLEKEGRFDLEAISEERLQQAFNQTMRCLEWD; this is encoded by the coding sequence TTGATCGAGCTTGATATCCGGTTAAAAACGTCATATCCAGTATTTGTCGGAAATGGGGCATTAGCACGTTTATCGCATCTTTCGGCGCTGAACGAGGCGGATCGCATCTGGATCATTACGGATGAGACGGTTCGAGACTTGCACTTGCACACGTTGCAAGAGGCATTAGGGTCTATATCTCAATCAACAAGCATTCATGTCAGCACTGTGCCAACTGGGGAGCAGAGTAAATCACTTGCGGTCTACGGTTCTTTATTGGAAGAGGGAATACGTCATGGAATGACACGACATAGTATCATCCTTGCGTTTGGTGGTGGCATGATAGGTGATTTAGCGGGATTCGTTGCAGCGACTTTTTTGCGCGGCATCCCGTTCATTCAAATTCCGACGACACTCTTAGCACATGATTCGAGTGTAGGTGGAAAGGTCGGTTTGAATTTATCGCTTGGAAAAAACTTGGTCGGGGCATTTTATCAACCGAGCGGTGTCGTGTATGATTTAACGCTTCTTCAGACATTACCAGATCGGGAATGGCGGAGCGGCTTCTTTGAATTGGTCAAACATGGATTCCTCGCACGACCATCGTTTGCAGATACGTTACTCGATGTCTCGTTGGATACTATCAAAGGGCTTGATCTTGAAGACTGGCTCGCACGAGGGATTAACGTTAAACGGGATATCGTCGAACAAGATGAGACGGAGCAAGGGATGCGTGCCTTCTTGAATTATGGGCATACATTCGGGCATGCCGTTGAATATGCGAGCCTGGGTCTGTCGCATGGCGAGGCAGTAGGGATCGGACTCGTCTTCGTCAAGTTTTTGGAAGGAAATGAGGAACAGGCGGAACAACTCGGACGGTTGCTCCACCGTCTCGGAACCGGATTGCCGGACCGACAATCGTTCGAGACATATCTGGAACTGATGCGTCGCGACAAAAAGAATCACCAAACTACGATCCGATTCGTCCTTGAGAAAGAAGGACGTTTTGACTTAGAGGCAATCAGTGAAGAACGATTGCAACAAGCGTTCAATCAAACAATGAGGTGTTTAGAATGGGATTAA